One Epinephelus fuscoguttatus linkage group LG16, E.fuscoguttatus.final_Chr_v1 genomic window, ATTCAGTGAGTCACTGaaaagcagccaatcagaggagagGACCTCATATGTTTCCTGCGTCTTGATTGGCTGAGAGATGTGAGTTTTGAATGTGAAGGGCGgctgagtatttttacagtgtagctgaggagctgctgccctctggtggtGAACAGAAATATACACACAGATATCTGCAGTATATACAAACAGATCCTCCGTCAGACAGACGTCTCCGATCCACCGCTGATTATTAAAAACATCTGAGTCACAGTTTTCACTCTGGAGGTTcgcttcctgtttacattctgttcacttcctgtttacatcagTGAGTCGACCTTGGAGACCGACCTGGTTCTGACAGATTTAAGACCTGAACAGGACCTGAGACAACAGGATGTTTCTGAGTGCAATGCATCTTGGGAGTCATAGTTTAAAGGCTCTCTGGTTTGTAGTTCACATCTTCTtcatgtttcacaataaaagcctccagcgttctgtctctttcctggagggcttttattgtgaaacatctCTCAGAAATATGGAGGTTGGCaagtttacaaaataaaaacacaacgaagtcaaaataaaacttcAGATTTCTAATTAACATCCATTtatagattatttttattaataattattaaactcattattttaattattaaatctTTTTTAACTTCGATAAAACGTGATTggtctgttctttttttcccctccaaattaaaaaagttaaaaaggaaacatactaaaaaacatttaagactTACAGGTTCTGTCTGACCCCCACGACACTTCCTGTTCAactgctctgctctgattggtgaGTCACACCTGTCAGGTTTCATCCTGTCTCACCTGGTTCAGCTGTTGCTGTCCTCTGTTCTCTACTGCCCCCTGGGACAGACAGGTAGAACGCTCACCTGGACCAAGGTGAGActttaaaaccaaaccctgttcagGTGTGACAGGTGAGTGTCAGGTAAAgactcctcctccagctgttgCTCAGGTAAATCTCCAGGTGTTtcaaactgtgacatcacatttgTTCAAACTGAAGGAAAGTTTATTTTAACAGCTGATTGATGAGAAGAACAGTGTGACACCGCTGCCACAGGTTCgagtcccacacacacacacacacacacacacttgtacttCTATACTTGTGAGGACCGTCACTGACATCATGCACGTCCGAACCCTAGAGACGAATATTAATGACATCACAACCACGAGAACTCTTGATTCGGCCAGGTGAGATGAAGAAACAGGAAATTGAGTGGCTCCTGTTTGGACGTACGGACAACCGTCAGCAGATCAATGTGATactgaagaaaacacaatggttcttttttctttataaacATTTGTTCTGGACGGACATCAGAGAAgtcacacagtgacatcatcatgtttcgTCTGTTTCCACTGCAAGCTGGACCCTGACCCATAATCCTGTTAACCTGGTTCTGACCTTCGAACCAAGTCCTGACACACGTACAGACACTTAACATCCAACACAAAGTgaggacaaaacaaaatgaccccaCTTTGTAAAGATGTCTTCACAAAGTACAAAACTcctggtcctcacaaagatagctGTACcaacactcatacacacatacactctctGTCTATGAGGGGGGGGTGAGGGGGGGCAGTCCCTCGTCACTGGGCGTGGCCGTGTCGTCACTCGGCTCCAGGCTGTCCTTCAGACTAACCGTGCTGTCTGAGGGGGGCGGAGTCGACTCGGAGTGGGGTGGAGTTAACTCTGAGATGGGTGGGGCTAACTCTGTAGGGGGCGGGGTGTCTGGGGAGGGTTCTTGGGTCCCATTAGCCGTCGGAAGAGGGTCAGGTTCCTGGGTGGGTGTGGCTGCTGCAGGGAGGGCTGGAGTGAAGGCAGAATCCACCCTGTGGGGGGCAGAGTTAGCGAGGAGGCCGTCGCTGAGAGACAGTGAAGATTTTTCCACCAAACGCCACTGCATTATGCTGGTGTCCTTCCCCCCCGTCGAGATCAGGTGACTGTCGTTATACAGGAAGCTGACGTTGGTCACATGACTGCTGTGGGCGCTGTATTTATGGCTGGGAGCCTATGGACATACAGATTATTGATTACTGATTGATCTCTGGGCTCCAACAAGACTAGTATGAAGACAACCCAGTGTAACTAGATCCCAGTATCGAGACAACCCAGTGTAACTGGAGCCCAGTACGAAGACAATCTAGTATAACTGGAGCCCAGTATGAAGACAACCCAGTGTAAATGGATCCCAGTATGAAGACAATCCAGTGTCACTGGAGCCCAATATGAAGGCAACCCAGTATAATTTTGTTTGCAGCACAATGTATAGAACACATCTACTCTATAGATACGATAACACACAttgattacacacacatatcacacaTAAACTGCAAATATACACAGAATAAATAATCTAAATAGTCTAGAATAAATCGTCTAAACAATAAATATTTGCCCTTCCTTAAGATGCACTGCTCATTGGTAATAATCTATACATACCACACCTGCCCATGCCTTGTTTAATTGTGTAATAGCCAAAggaagaaaagtgatttttgcCCAATTTGTTCTAATATTGGGATGTCTGTACCTTCACCCCGAAGGGAGAAGCTTAAATTCCCCCGAGAGTGAGAGACCTTGTCTGCCTTTTGGGTCAGCCTGGTCAGATAAAGATGGTACAGATCAGTCTGCTGCTTCCCAATGATTTTTCCACAATTTTTCCCAGTTTGTTTCTATGGGTGACCATACCAGCATACAATACAATAAGCAAGAATACTCTCAATAAAAGCCTTATGAAATACAGTGAAACTTTTGTTGTTGACGCTAAAAAAATTAGCTTCTTAAGAAAGTGCATGTGCTGCTGTGCTGACCCTTTTCGAACACAGCATTTGCACACAGATTCAAGGATAGTTTATGGACTATAATAAGACCAAGATATTTGTACTCAGTTACCACCTCTATCTTTTCTCCCTTTATCATAGATGGGATGTGGGTGGGGGCTCATGTCTAAAATCAAAGACCAACTCTCTAGTCTTTCATATATTTAACTGCAAACGTGACACCTCACACCAGCTCACAAAATCGCTTAACACAGGTCTATGCCAAATTTCATCCTGCTTCAGTAAGCTAACTATGGCACTATCATCTGCAAATTCAagttaactcatatcacagcggtgcctggacagcgtgacgtgtgtggttgtgctgctgccgtggtcctgccagatgcctcctgctgctgctgctgccatcattagtcattagtcatacttctactgttattatacacatatgactattgtcacacatgtatactgccaggtattaatacatactttcaacatattgtaccacagtagccagaactataactataatattattactttcattaatgttactgtaagctactgtcattacctgcatctctctctctctctctctctctctctctctgtctcattgtgtcatgtggattactgttaatttatcatgctgatctgttctgtacgacatctattgcacgtctgtccgtcctggaagagggatccctcctcagttgctcttcctgaggtttctaccgttttttccccgttaaagggttttttggggagtttttcctgatcagctgtgagggtcataaggacagagggatgtcgtatgctgtaaagccctgtgaggcaaattgtgatttgtgatattgggccttataaataaaattgattgattgattgattgattgattgaaatgtaATTATATGACTCCCAGGGTGACCACTGCGACAGCAGTCAGTATATAAAATATACAAGAGTGGTGACAAAACACTGCCTTGCAGTGTTCCAATAGATGTAACAAGAACACCTGGTGTAGTATTTCCCACTCTTGCCCTTTGTGGTCTACAACAGAGAAAGTCCAAAATCCATCTAATCAGTCATGAGTCCAGTTTAAAATGACCTCTCAGTCTTTCAGCTAAAATGTATGGGTGGATTGTGTTACATGCTGATAAAAAATctacaaataaaaactgcatACACAAAAAATTGACCAGACCTGTATGCAAACTGCAGTGGGTCGAGGGCATGTCCACATGAGTTTATAATGTGGGTTTTTACTATCCTCTCCGGTGCTTTCACAACCAGAGAGGTGAGAGAAATACATCTGTAGTCCTTGGGTGAAGATGGGTGGGGTACTTTTGGCAAGGGGGCCACCAGTGATGTCTCCCAAAGTAGTGGGACCACCTGCATATCCAGAGAGTGTTGGAAGAGAGAGCAGAATATTCCACTTGCCATAATCTTTATGCCATTCCATGCAGCCCTTGAGTTTCCTGAAGCCAGGGTACTCTGCACCTTGTCCCTGTACTGGCATTTGGCCTTATAGACCTCATTTACTTCCTTTTGTACGTCTTTCCTGTCCTGTAGATTTCCCGCAGCAAAGAATCCCTTTTTTCATTTAGTATGCATTTAAGTCCTTTTGTTACCCATGGTTTGTTGTTCAGGTACACTTTAATGGTCTTTGTTGGAATTCACACAAAAGCTTATGTAACCTGTAACAGTCTCTGTCAGCTCATGCAAGTCAGCAGAGGAATCCTCAAAGACAGTCCAGGGCTTGATGctgacttttttcccaaggagcaggCTTCCCCAGAGGTCTGCCGCTTTTCCCGGTCTCTTGTCTCCGCCACACTTGaacttatttccacccagccgacagcctggccgtggagaacggtccctaactgcatcAGTAAGTCATTAACATagaggggatcaaaataaaaataaataaataaaataaaaatcaaccagcccccgtcctcccctgacaagtaaagaacagtccctaaagtgcagtgaggtttgtggaccgttatcTGCCACTAAGAAAGAaacgtgaacggctcgtttctcctctaacacgccacatacctatgtgctgccacggctcggttgtccaggtgcTACTgtgcagtcatgacaccaatgaaagaggaaattactggacctagagttggacttctctgtcgccagTAAGCTGTTATCTTGCACGgcagagcactatgagcctctgccgtattcctgtctgtgacccccgttcaacccacaaccgccaggattcgcctttcctttctgctgctggttgaaacgtgATAATAGGGACGCCCCAGCacccactccactaacttgacgtggaaatgagcagtagtctagaaaactggcaagttttttttgcttgtttgtttgtttgtttgtttgtttgttttttggagggTGCTCGTGTGCCCTCACATAGATTGCACCCTGGGCggtcgcccacattgcccatagcaaaaaccgtCCCTGCCTccaccacactttgacttatttccaccctgccgacagtgggacttatattcattgtgccaacAGTGGCTTGGAAACCACCCATAACACTTGCACTGTTGAGCCCTGCAGTCCAGGTAGTGTTCTCCAAGCATCCTTTCAAGGTCTCGATGCTGTCCTCATCCCACACCTGAATTTGCTTTTCCACAGGCTTCACCCTTTTCAAGACCTGTCTGTTGGTGGGTCTGAGGAAGACAGTGTTGTGATCTGAACTGCCAAGAGGGGGCTTGGCACTGGATGCGTACACCTTTGGGATTTATCCGTAGCATAGATCAATTATTATGTTTTTCCTTGTTGGACAGGTAACATATTGCGAATATGATGACAACGTGCATGCAAGGGTGCAATTGTTAAAATCACCTATAATAAACTTGGGGGCATCTGGGGCCATATCATCAAATTCTTGcgtaatgttaaaaaataatgtctgCTGCCTTTTCTATATCTGCACACGGATGTATGTATACAAcagacaaaaatatttgtgggaATTCTCTGGGAAGATAATGGGGACGCAGAGATACCAATAAAAGTTCAATATCAGGGGTGCAAATCTTTTTCCTCAGCATCGTTGTTCTACACCATCTGTCATTTATCATGACGCTCACTCCCCCATCCTTGCTCCTTGCCTGTTGCCTTGCTGCACTGATCCATGCACGATAGTAAATCCTTCCGGACAGACTTCGGAATCCGGCACAGTTTCATTCAGCCAAGTGTCAGAGAAGGCGAGGACACAAGCTTCCCTATACTCATGCAAGTAATGAGTGTTTGCTCGTAACTCGTCTGCTTTCCTTTTGATAGATTATGCGTTTGATAAAGTTATAGTTGGAAGCGGAACTTTTGCTGTTTTCCTCATTCTGAGTCTCTACCTCAGCCCACCCCCTTTTTCCTTGCTTCTTCTTGCATCCCATATGTTTAAATGCCCTTATAATCTCCATAGGTATATTCAGATCAGTAACACTCCAATCGCTTGCGTGGATGTTAAGTTCCAAGAGGAAATCACTGCTGTAGCGAATGTGTGAGTCTGAGTTGCAGTTTGCTGGCTCACCCACTATGTTGATTACAAGCAAAATAAGTCTGATTATTAGAACGAATTCCCATATCCGACACATGTTGGCTCTTCCCAAGCCTTAGCTAAATTCCATCATTGATTAGTGCGGAAAATAAGACAATAAGACGATCAGACAAGACTtaacaaaacaatcaaacagaCAGACCGTGCTACTGGTCGCCACAGTGTGGCGCCCTGGAAATTACAAGCAtatagtgtctgtgtgtgtatgtttgtgtgtgtgtctcaccttgGGGGTGGAGCATGGGTAAGCAAACAGGTGAACTTTACAGAAGTCATCTGCCAGAGCGATCACCTTCCTGTTGTGAGATCTCATCAGAGCATTGATGTCAGTGCCGTCTGAGCCCTCAGGCCACACACctgcaatcacacacacacaaagacacaggtGGACAGATGTATGGAGAAACACGCATACCAAATGTACTATGTGTACCAAGTGTACCAGGAGTACCAACTGTACTATGTGTACCACGTGTACCAGGAGTACCAATTGTACTATGTGTACCAAGTGTACTAGGGGTACCAAGTGTACTAACCGAACACGTGGTATCCCAGTACGCAGGTGTAGGTTGCCCAGTCGATGTCTTTACACTCTGAACGATTTCTGATCAGTTTACAGCCATTTGGAACGTCCCCTAAAAAAACACTACTGTTAGTACACAACACTACGGAAGTACAATTACACAGTACTACATTACTAATGTAGCACAGTACTTTCAGTAAACAGTACTACATTACAAATGTATCAGAGTACTCTCAGTGAACAGTACTACATTACAAATGTATCAGAGTACTTTAAGTACACAGTACTACATCAGTGATGTATCAGAGTACTGTAAGTACACAATACTACATTATTGACATATCAGAGGACTCACAGTAGAGGATTTCGTAGTCTCCAGAGTTGGACATGATGAAGTTGTTGTCAGGTGACCAGTCCAGGTGTGTGATGTAGCTGGAATGTCCCTGTGGAAACATTCAGGTAACTCATGAACATACCTGAACATCATCTTCATCAGCTGAACATCATCATATCaaatcttagagagctcatggAACCAGATTCTCCCACCAGAGCACTGCAccctgagaacgcagggttccCGTGGTTGCTAAAGaagagccagagccttcagctatcaggcccCTCCTCTGTGGAAACgagtctgggaggcagacaccatctccacatttaagactagacttaagactttcctttttgataaagtttatagttagggctggttcttatagttaggactgaTTCTTATAGTTAGGACCAGCTCTTATAGTTAGAACcggctcttatagttaggactaATTATTATAGTTAGGACTGGCTCTTGTAGTTAGTACTAATtcttatagttaggactggcTCTTATACTTAGGACTGATTCTTATAGTTAGGACTAATTTTTATGTTTACGACTGGCTGTTGTAGTTAGGACTAATTCTTATAGTTAGGACCGGCTCTTGTAGTTaggactggctcttatagttaggatGAATTCTTATAGTTACGACCAGCTCTTGTAGTTAGGACTAATTCTTAAAGTTAGGACcggctcttatagttaggactaATTCTTATAGTTAGGACaggctcttatagttaggactggcTCTTGCAGTTAGGACTAATTCTTATAGTTAGGACTTGCTCTTGTACTTAGGACTAATTCTTATATTTAGGGCTGGCTCTTATAGTTATGACTGATTCTTATAGTTAGGACTAATTTTTCATGTGTACAGCTGGCTCTTGTAGTTAGTACTAATTCTTATATTTACgactggctcttatagttaggactaATTTTTATGTTTACGACTGGCTCTTGTAGTTAGGACTGGTTCTTATAGTTATTTGAATGAACtgatttgtgattttggttTTATGAATAACATTGAATTGAATTCAGTCGTCACATCTGTCAACACTTCAAACAtctgtgaggacatttttaccATCACAGTTTatattcatcctctgaggagaCACACCATctctactgtgacatcactgtgtctCAGTCGTTGCCTGGTCTGTGGCAGCAAATTGATTGTACTGCACATGTGCAGCTCTCCACAGAGATGAGGAGGAAATCACATGACTTGTCATCAGCTGATTCGTGGATGAGGTACGTAAACAGCAGCCAGGACACATTGGACATTGATGGCAGGTGAGACGGGATCGACAGACGGACAGAAAACGTCTCGGCTTTCTGGCTTTTCATTGATGaagataaaactttttttttttttaagatatttttgggggctttttagcctttaatgtgtAGGACatacaagcgtgaagggggagagagagagagggagtgacatgcagcaaaggaccgCAGGCTGAagtcgaacccaggccactgtggcaacagccttgtacatggggcgcctgctctaccactaagccaccggcgccCCGTGAAGATAAAACTTTGCTTCAGTTTCCTTCGTCTGTTTGGAGAGAAGGAATCCGccactcctctgctcctcaCTCTGGTGGTTAGTCTGATAAATAAATGGCGACCCCTATAATGATGTCATGACCCCCAGGTTGAGACCCACCGTCCTGACCGGTGGTCAGACATCTCAGAAtgacacaacaataaaacacagactCACCGTGCACTTCCCATAGCGGCTGTACTTGCGTCCTCGCTCTGAGACGGTGTAGAGGTAAATAAAGTTATCATGAGATCCGACGGCCAACAGGCTGCcatctgcagacacacagagaggagcaTTCTGGGTAATGCAGTTCACGTCTCTCACAGCGTCTTCATGGAAGCAGTCCTGCTGTTTGTTCATTAACAGAAACAGTTATCATGAGATCCGACGGCCAACAGGCTGCcatctgcagacacacagagaggagcaTTCTGGGTAATGCAGTTCACGTCTCTCACAGCGTCTTCATGGAAGCAGTCCTGCTGTTTGTTCATTAACAGAAACATCACATGTGACATCACCCACCAACGGAGAAGCGCATCACCGACAGCTGCTCGTTCCCATCGGTGTGGATCGCCACCAGGTCGGTCGTCTCAGCGTCCAGGACGTACCACCTGGGACAGACGCAGCAGTCAGAGACACCaattacagacagagacacCAGTTAGAGACACAGACCGGTTAGAGACACAGACACCAGTTAGAGACACCAGTTCAAGATAGAAAGACCAGTTAGAGACACAGACCAgttagacacacagacaccagtTAGAGACATAGACACCAGTTAGAGACACCAGTCGAGATAGAGAGAACAGTTAGAGACACCAgttggacagacagagacagagacaccaGTCACAGACACCAGTTGGAAAGACAGAGACACCAGTTAGAGACACCAgttggacagacagagacaccaGTTAGAGACACTGGTTggacagacagtgacagagataccatttggacagacagagacagagacaccaGCTAGAGACGCCAgttggacagacagagacagagacaccaGTTAGAGACTCCAGTTGGAAAGACAGAGACACCAgttggacagacagagacaccaGTCACAGACACCAGTtggaaagacagacacagaaacagagacaccagttggacagacagagacaccaGTTAGAGACACTGGTTggacagacagtgacagagataccatttggacagacagagacagagacaccaGCTAGAGACGCCAgttggacagagagagacagagacaccaGTTAGAGACTCCAGttggaaagacagagacagaaacaggtgCATACTGACTTTCCTGAGTGTGTTCCAATGGCGACAACGGCTCCGCTGGGATGGAAGTCGGCACAGTGTCCATGTTCCTGAGAGACAGAGCTGTCAATCATCTGTCAAACAACCAATCAGCTTTCTCCAAGCACTGACAGCTGTCGACAACAACAATGACATCTGGACATTTTTAATTGGATACTGTAAAcgcttctcttctttctctgctctgattggctgcctgTTTTCAGGAGGGCGGGGCTTCACAAACAATCTAAGACACATCAATCTGttaagtcaaacattttgagtAAACAAGGATGTTTACAgatgtttatatttactttagtcACAAACACATTTAGTAAACAGACTGATGTTTACAGATAAATGCTTATATTTACTTTAGTCACAAACACATTTAGTAAACAGACGGATGTTTACACgtaaatgtttatatttactttagtcACAAACACATTTAGTAAACAGACTGATGTTTACAGATAAATGCTTATATTTACTTTAGTCACAAACACATTTCGTAAACAGACGGATGTTTACACGtaaatgtttatatttagtCACAAACGTATTTAGTGAACAGACGGATGTTTACAgataaatgtttatatttactttagtcACAAACACATTTAGTAAACAGACGGATGTTGAcagataaatgtttatttactttagTCAAACATATTTAGTAAACAGACTGATGTTTACAGATGTTTATAAAATACATCCTAGTGTTTAATaacactgatgtttttctttcagcCGTCACTCTGTATCATGATCAATGAAAATATTGTTGGATatggaaataaaacaatgatgattatgatggtgatgatgacacTGACCTCCAGCGTTCTGCTCCACTGCAGACTATGATCCTCCGAGCTCCAGACACAGACCAGCCGGTCCTGAGCGCACGTCAGGAACAACCCTCTGGATGGGTGACACGCCAAACCCCACAGCTCATCTGTGTGACCCTTTACACATCACAGGAAAGAGAAGCTGAGACCCTGAAGATATCATCGCATTACTGAGACCCTGAACACATTACTGAGACCCTCAATGCATTACTGAGTCTCTGAACACATCACTGACACCCTAAAGGTGCCGACACACCAAATTggcatcaaagaactagcggcaacgaaagccaactgttgcgttgtctacgtcgccctgtgtcagttgcatttgaacacactacacggactacatccgacggccaagtagcacgtacgttctgcgcctgcgtgagagagagcggagtgagagagtggtacatcctgccagccaaggggtttcctatctgtgcagccgagcaccgcagcacctccacggactattacatccagacggtcccagtgtttcctccgcaggctccaattcactcagctgcccgataaactcgctgcttcttcccactttaacctgaataacaaaccagggctcggtgctccggttggatccaaacggagagccagggctggctcagagactagcggaggcttcactttcactacaggcagattcactcgctacaggggagaggaaataaaacctgaacagtcaatctctctcaccgacatgCTCCaccgctgattcaacatgctcaatcagccGAAAAGTCGCCGACGTgccaacagtgtgggacacaccgtaaaaactagggcaacagacgctcactgacggccCAACTTTGCTCGACGGCCAACCATCGGTtcggtgtgtcagggccttaaaaacaccactgagacCCTGAACACATCGCTGAGACCCTGAACACATCACTGAAACCCTGAACACATCTCTGCTTTACTAAGACCCTGAACACATCACCGCTTGACTGAGACCATGAACACGTCAGTGCTTGACTGAGACCCTGAACACATCACCGTTTTAGTGAGACCCTGAACACATGACTGCTCTACTGAGACCCTGAACACATCACCGCTTGACTGAGACCCTGAACACATCACTGCTTTACTGAGACCCTGAACACATCACCGTTTTAGTGAGACCCTGAACACATGACTGCTTTACTGAGACCCTGAACACATCACCGCTTGACTGAGACCCTGAGCACATCACTGCTTTACTGAGACCCTGAACACATCACCGTTTTACTGAGACCATGAACACGTGACTGCTTTACTGAGACCCTGAACACATCACCGTTTTACTGAGACCATGAACACGTGACTGCTTTACTGAGACCCTGAACACATCACCGCTTTAGTGAGACCATGAACACGTGACTGCTTTACTGAGACCCTGAACACATCACGAAGACCCTGAACACAGGGTCAACACCTGTCCTGTCTGAGTCGTACCAAATTATGGcatcatgatgacatcatgatgatgtTGTGAAGTCTCACCTGGACCTCCACCAGGAAGCCATCGTTGAAGGTTCCTCTCAGGATGAAGTTACGAGACGTCCCGACTAGAAACTCCTCCCCCTTCCCCTCAGACACCGCTCTGATGGTTCCGTACTGATCCGGGACCTGTGAACACACCATCAGCTATGTGACCtgggtgatgtgtgtgtgtgtatgtatgacagcgtgtatctgtatgtgtgtatgtgtctatgtatgtgtgtgtgtgtgtgtgtgtgtgtgtgtgtgtacagtaccTCGATGTCCCTCTCCGCTCGCAGCTCATGGTCCCACAGGATGATTTTTCGGTCTTTTCCTCCTCCAGTCAGCAAAGTGCCACTCCTCATCTCACATAGACAGAACACGCTGCCctcgtgacctttgacctgccGACAGATCTGGAACGCTGCGcccacgcacgcacacacacacatacacacacacacacgtgagtcTTGCCTTCTGAactgaaatgttacaaaaaatTTGACAGAATGAATAAAAACGACCTTCATCGTTAAATTCTGTGTTCATACATGTCATTATAAACTCTGTGTGCGTACATACGTGTCATTATAAACTCTGTGTGTACATACATGTCATTATAAACTGTGTGTACATACGTGTCATTATAAACTCTGTGTGTTCATACGTGTCATTATAAACTCTGTGTGTACATACATGTCATTATA contains:
- the LOC125903237 gene encoding echinoderm microtubule-associated protein-like 4 isoform X2; this translates as MDGFTGSLDDSMSGASVSDVNDRLSALELRVQQQEDELTVMKAALADVLRRLAASEVSAASSTKKQHGGKGGAALREAYSMSCIANGGTSGRKRDSTSVTRKETVSSAAKRGPSVKRSSGMERSQSSTWDTSEDTRNKLVKAASTSKLLAKVVKNADRHKDVVVSQAKMSTREKNSQAEGNHIKMFMRGRPITMFIPSDVENYDDVRTELPSERLKLEWVYGYRGRDCRANVYLLPTGEIVYFIASVVALFNYEERTQRHYLGHTDCVKCLAIHPDKIRIATGQIAGVDKDGRAIQPHVRIWDSVSLSTLQVIGLGTFERGVGSLAFSKADSGQHLSVIDDCNDHMLTVWDWQKKSKIAEIKTTNEVVLAVEFHPTDPNTIVTCGKSHIFFWTWNGNSLARKQGIFGKYEKPKFVQCLAFLSTGDILTGDSGGVLLVWTRSSAETPTSKGPRAFQICRQVKGHEGSVFCLCEMRSGTLLTGGGKDRKIILWDHELRAERDIEVPDQYGTIRAVSEGKGEEFLVGTSRNFILRGTFNDGFLVEVQGHTDELWGLACHPSRGLFLTCAQDRLVCVWSSEDHSLQWSRTLEEHGHCADFHPSGAVVAIGTHSGKWYVLDAETTDLVAIHTDGNEQLSVMRFSVDGSLLAVGSHDNFIYLYTVSERGRKYSRYGKCTGHSSYITHLDWSPDNNFIMSNSGDYEILYWDVPNGCKLIRNRSECKDIDWATYTCVLGYHVFGVWPEGSDGTDINALMRSHNRKVIALADDFCKVHLFAYPCSTPKAPSHKYSAHSSHVTNVSFLYNDSHLISTGGKDTSIMQWRLVEKSSLSLSDGLLANSAPHRVDSAFTPALPAAATPTQEPDPLPTANGTQEPSPDTPPPTELAPPISELTPPHSESTPPPSDSTVSLKDSLEPSDDTATPSDEGLPPLTPPS